ATATTAACCCTGCTTTTAGGCAGTTAGATCGGAAGTTTGTGCCCTGCCACTACTGCCAAAAGGAAAGAGCCACCCTTATAGCCTCTGCCTGGCCAAATTTTGCTCCCCTTTCCAGTTCCCAGGATGTCTCATGGTACTTCCCCAGGCTCAGTGGGGAGGCAGTGCCTGGCCTTCAGTCACCTTGCAGGGAActttccccatcctcccccagcagagcagggtgcGATGTCAATGTTTatcccctgctcctgctgcttatGTCTGCACCAGGTTTGGAGTCTGTCTGGCTGCACACTAGTGAAATGAGTTGGAAAGGAGTCCTGGGATGCAGGGCTCAGGTCCCCAAGGGCTCACCAGGAAAACCTTACTGCTGGGGCTCAGGCTCTTTGTGTGCCTGTAGTGAGCACCGCTCTGTCCATGCAAGACATACAGGCTCCACCCTCCATCAGTGCTGAGCCTTCAGAGCatctctgccttcccctctctTCTTCACGCGATCCCTCCAGTTCCTCCTCAGCTATAGGCACTAATGAGTATGAAGGTGGAGGATTCCAGCAGGAAGCCATCTGCAGACCTGGGTGCACCAGGGCTGGTCTCACCAGCTGACAAGACCAGCTGGTCTCATCTGCTTTCTCTCATTAATTAAGCCCTTTGTCATGCaggtggcagctctgcagcaaggTGCTTCTCGGGAGGCCCCAGCGGGTGAGCGGGATGAGAGGGAGCCCAAGGAGCCAGCACAGAAGCTTCCCTGGAAGGTGAGAGCCCCAGAAACCCCTGCTCTGACTGTGCTCACTGAGGTCATCATTACTCCAGCCCCCTTGTTGCTGCCTCCAGGGtgctgaaaacttttttccttctccccttggTCCAACCCCCTGGGAGATGCTATTCCCGGTAGATACAGGCCATTTCTGAGTGGAGGGGAGTTTGTGCTCCTGCTTGGATGTTCCTAGGGGCTCTGCTTCCCAGGGGTGCTCTGGGAAGCCCTCAACCATCCCTATTCCATCATGCCTGTGAGAAGCCACATCCTTGGCTAGCGGAGACTGTTGACAAGGGGTCCCAGAGCCCCATGTCTCCATCCCCACCACCTCACTGCGTCCCAGCAGGGCCATCTTCCCCCAGTGCATAGCTGCAGGCAATGCCAGCCTATGCTCTGGGGCAGCCCGGCATCCgcctccctctctgctgccttgcagcGGCTCTCCAATGGCTCCGTCCACCCGGATGATGAGGCAGGACGGGTGGTGGAGCTACAGGAGCTCCTGGAGAAGCAGAATTTCGAAGTGGTCCAGGCCAAGGAGCGCATCTCTGCATTGGCTGCCAGCGTCgctgagctggaggaggatCTGGGCACCGCCAGGAAGGATCTGATCAAATCGGAGGAGATGAGCAGCAAGTACCAGAGGGACCTCCGAGAGGTTAGACACTGTCCTCTCGCACTGCCAAGCCTGTTGCAGTTGCAGAGACATTCACAGGAGCTTCCACATGctctgggctgggaagggattGTAACTGCTGTTGTATGCAGGGTGAAGGCCTGTGTTCCCCAAAAGAGGCCACTGCCTTTGGGAGATTGTCCCCAAGTCCATCAGCAGGGCTTCCCTGAGGTTGTAAGCAGACACAAAGATACCTGGGTGTGCTGCGGACCTGGGGCAGTGAGCTGTGTCCATGCTAGAAAGTTTTCTTGTGATTGCTTGACTCTCACTTTGTCGCTCTCCCACTTTGCTGTCCCTCATCCCTGTATGAAGCAGGGTTTTCATTGCATGCTTGGGCTCAGGGGTGACCCAGGCTCGCAGGAGCTGGGTGGCCCAATTATTCCCACAGTGGGAATGGTAGACATAGACCAGTATGTGACAGTCCCATCACTTCCCCAGGCCCTGGCTCAGAAAGAGGACATGGAGGAGAGGATCACCACACTGGAAAAACGCTACCTAGCAGCCCAGCGAGAAGCAACCTCCATCCATGACCTCAATGACAAGCTGGAAAGCGAGCTGGCCAACAAGGAGTCCCTGCACCGCCAGGTACCAAAGCTGGACCCAAAGACTCCCCACCACCGCAGGGACTTGGGAGGGAGAagtgggtgctggggatgggagAAGCGGGCAAGCCTTGGTGCCAGGCACCCACCCTGCCCTGTCCCACAGTGTGAGGAGAAAGCCCGgcacctgcaggagctgctggagctggcgGAGCAGAAGCTGCAACAGACAATGCGGAAGGCAGAGACGCTGCCTGAGGTGGAAGCGGAGCTGGCCCAGCGCATTGCTGCACTCACCAAGGCAAGTGTGCAGGGTGTTCGGGGACCAGAGCCAGAAAGGGAGCACAGGAACCAGAGGAAGAGGCAGGTCTGGCCATGCCCCTGCAGTGATGGACCCCCTGGCAGGCCCAAGGCACCCCACTGTCCTCCTCAGCCTCTGAGCTTTGCTGTCCTCTGCCTtccccatggctgcagggaCAATGCGCTGTTTCTAAAGTTCTCAATGTGTCCTGCATGCATGGGGtttgccccctccccacagctccTTTCTTCAAGGCTAGCATAGTCCTGTCAGTGTGGATAGCCTTCAGGTTGTGCTGGGACCACTCTGGGATgagcaggaagaggaaggaCCCAGGGTGGATCTGGGAAGGTTCAGGCCTGGAGGGAGATGTGGATACGGCCAGCTCTACCCTTCCTGGGCACTGGAACGGGTGCCTGATTGCTCACAGAGCATCTCTCCCTCTCCCATCACCTTGCTAGCTGGGCTGTTTTGGGTGCAGAGCACAGGGTGAACCATGGTGGGGATGCAGACAGTGGGAGAGAGTGCTGCATCCCACAGAAGGATAAGGATGCAGAAATGGAGGGAAGGATGCAGGAGGACCCCACATGGTTTTGGGGAGCGTCATCCAAgagggctgctctgcttttcccaggCAGAAGAGAGGCACGGGAGCATCGAGGAGCACCTCCGGCAGCTGGAGAGTCAGCTAGAGGAGAAGAACCAGGAGCTGGCCAGGGtaagtgctgctcagcctggatCGGGGAGTCCTGGCAGGTTCTGATCTGACCTTGGCTCCCCCTTGTCTTGGTGGCTGGGTACCTGCACACACCACAAAGGGTCAGGCAGGCAGGATCTCTTTGAATCCTGTCCTCTCCTGTTCATCCCTGGCTGGGAAATGGCTGAGACTGGCAGAACCCCACAGAGGGTCTGATCAGTGCTGTAAGGGGTGGGTTTGTCCTCAAAAGCTGAGCCAGGTGGGTCAGCTCTGACACCACCAGCAGGCATGGGATGGCAGGAGGGCACTGAGCCCCACGTGGCCAGAGGAGCCGATCTGCTGGATCTGATGGGGCCGGTCGCTGTTTGCCGTTGCAGGCCCGCCAGCGGGAGAAGATGAATGAGGAGCACAACAAGCGGCTCTCAGACACTGTGGACCGTCTGCTAAGCGAGTCCAATGAGAGGCTGCAGCTGCATCTCAAGGAGAGGATGGCAGCCTTGGAGGAGAAGGTAGTgactggggggcagggggtcctCTGGGGGGCTGTCGGGGGGTTGAGGGGTCTGCAGCCCCTCCAGTGTGGAGCctcagccagccacagcccagggCTTTGGAAGTACCTGTGCAGGGATGGAGGAATGATCACATGCAGTATGCCAGCCGGGCACTGGGGCTGATGGGAGTGCAGGGAAGTGTGCTCTGCATCATACCCTCACCTCTAGCCAGCCCTTGCCCGGTAAGACCCACTCCCCACCACCTTTGATCTCCGGCAGCACCAGGGTTTGTCCTGCTCCATTCCCTCGCTTCCCTGTGTCTCTTTTGGCGCAGCCTTGACTGCAGCCTGCACCCGGCTGTTGGAGCAAAACTATACTGCATTTTGCAGGAGAAAATGCAGCGTTCATCCTGTGCCACCTGCCCATCCCCTACACATGCTGCCTTGAAACCTTCCAGCCCCCCAAGCCCAGACTGATCTGCTTTCTCCATGCCTGGGCAGAGTCCATGAGCAGCCTTCCAGCTCCCACCCCGCTCCTTCTGGGGATCTGAGCTTTCCTTTGAGGAGCCAGCTGGAgttgctgctgccccagcatgAATGCAGTTAGCTGGGACAGCAGGTGGCTCAGAGCAAGGATCAACCTCGCAGTGCCAATGGGAGGCCAGGCATTGATAATTCACCTCTATCTGGGTTCCTGCAAGGGCCAGGCTCCCTTTAGTAAGTCAGCACAGAGGGGTTGCACCGCCCAGCTGATGCCTCCAGGGCTGGGTCTGtctcccctgctgctctgcacctcCTGTCCCCAACCAGATCTGGCTATGCCAGCATGTCCAGTCATTCAGCAGATAGGTCTGAGTAGCTCTGGGTGAAGAGCAGGACCCAACACATGAGGCCGAGTACAAATTCCCACCCCATTAAGTGACAGCAACCAGAGAGGTGGTACATTGCAAAAGGGCATCACCTgcttcccagcctgctgctggcactggctcACCCAGATTGTTTCTCCAGGTCTTCCACAGGCAAAAACGATCTTATTTGGTTGCCAGCATCTCCCAAAAAAGAGCATGAGGTCAGGCAGCTGCAAACGCATCTTCTTTTCCCCCTGCCTATTCCCTAGCTTAGATGTAGAGGACATTTTTGCCCTTGATCCAGCTGCTTGAGAAGTTGATCTCCTCTCAGACACGTTTCCTAATCTTCAAGCCCTGCCCACCAAATCTCTAATCACCACTTGCCCTCCATGGCCATGACCTGGCCACGGTGTGGGGCAGGAGTTGAGCTACGGCAGCCCTGCTTGAGGAGCAGGAGGTCTGCAGAGAAGACCGGTTCACAGGCAGGTAGGTGAGGAATAGATCAGGGAGCCATTGCTGTCCCTCCTGCCAGGCATCCGTCACACCGCCCACACAGCAGCTCCACACTGGCCGTTCCCAGGAGGCTGCATGGCCGTTTTCTAAACggtctctctttttctttcctgtttttgttcccttttcttttgtttcgTTTTTCAAAGAACACATTGTTACAAGAGCTGGAAAATACCCAAAAGCAGATAGAGGAACACCAGCACGACAAGGTAAATGCCGCTGCAGGGAGCCTGCCCTAGTGACTGCGCTTCCTCACTCCTAATCCCCGGCTAGTGGCAGTCGTACCTCCTAAAATACCCTAGTTTCGGAGGAGCTGGGATCCCGAAGcgcccagcagcaggaggccaCAAACTAACCCACGCAGTGGCTGGATGGAAGCTGCCACCCACCTCCCTGGAGACCCCCGGTTCGGTTCCCTAACAGGCATGTTCAGTCCCGTCTCCATATTTGTATCACACTCATCCATCCCTGACCCCCCCGCCGAGGACAGCAGTGAGGCCGGGGTGGCTTCGCCCGCGTGTCTAGAGGAGGATTTACCCCAGTGCTCTTTGGTGCAGCCTGGCTGCGAGGGACAGTGCTGCTCAGGCAGCCATGTCCCCTTTGTCCCTGAGGCTGTCTCAACCCCCTCACTCAAACTGGGGGGGAAATCTGCTCCATGCCCGGCTTGCAGAAGGCCCCATAGGTCTTTGCACCTCCCCTGCTCTCAGATGAAACATCTAAGTAGGGTCTGCAACTTGAGTCCACATTGGCCTGTGCTGGAAATCTGGGGGGTTGCAGCTTTTTGAAGCAATGGGATCTTTCAGGATGTGCCCCTACTCTCATGCATGgttggggggtttgggggggctGCTTTCCCCCTTGCCCAGGGTCTTGGTCTCCCAGATGCTCCCTGCCTGTGGTGAGGATGTGCAGGCACTGCGCACGCTTTCCAGCCATGTCTGCTCAGCTCAAGGCAGAGGCAAAGCTCTGAGACTCGCATGACGCTGCCTGCATGTTGCCCACCCCAGTACGGCCCATTTGCCTACAGGACTGGATCCTGCTGTGCCTGGAGGATCCCatctcccctgcctccctgccctcccgcagCCTGCCCCCTCACACCTCCCGCAGGACAGCACAGCCACTTAGTGCAGGCACAGGTTCCTGATGAGgatggggctggcagctggagggaCAGGGCCAGCATCAGATTTGGCTAGTGAGTCCTTTGCTGCCAGCCCTTTGCCAAGACGAACGTGCACGTGCCGTCTGGAGCACAACCAGAGCATCCTAGTGGGAccagttttccttcatttctcaAAGCAGCATCGCTTCAAGCACgcatgtgtctgtctgtctggcCTGTGATCACTCCCTCCCTTCGCAGCATCGCCCCAGCATCATCATTCATTATTGCCTGCATGAGCTGTTTCTTTACCGATGTGTCAAAGGTGCTTTAAACCTGGGATGGGGATTTGTAAAGGGAATATAAACCTGGAAATAGCTAAGGATTTGGATTGCCCCAAACCTGGCAGCTCTTCAGAGCAAAACCAACCCCTGCCTGTTTCTTGTCTCACCCCAAACAGCGACGGTTGTCTGATGAGATTGACAAACTGAGGCTGGAGGTCGATCAGCTCAAGACCAGAAGTGGGACGTTTGTGGAGAGCGTGCACACAAGGTAAGGGCCACGCACCAAAACCCCGCCAGCCTGTGTGCTTGCATCCTGCATCCACGGCTTTGGgggcattttgcttttttaggGCTCCAAAATGCTGTTGGCATCAGGCATTTCTGGTTTCACCAAGCCTCAGTGCAGGACTGCAGGGTGGTTCATCGCAGCAGGGTcagcctcagctgtgctgtcCCCATCGTGGATTATCCTGGGGTGGGACACAGGCTGTTGGGAatagcccagcccagctgaATGGCCCCAAATCTGCTCCTCTATGGGTGAAAAACCACtgggctttgtttctttttctgcacaAAGGGCTTAATTTTCTATGAAAGCTGGATGTTCACCAAACACATTTCCctctgtggtgtgctggggatGGGCTGGTGGAGAAGGAGGAATCTCTTTTGAGGTGTTGCAGGCAAAGGACAATGACCGCCTCATTTTTTCGCCTCCTTTCTACAATGGTCCTCCCACACCCTTTTCATTTAAAGTCAGCTGGGAGATGGGGAGGTACCAGCCCAAAGCACCAGGAGGAGAGATGAGTCCATCGGGTCTCAGCCTCTGTCACTGCTCAGGGtacccagcactgctgcaagaAACCAGGGGGTTAGAAAAGGAAGGTGCCAGCACGAGATGCACCCCACCATGTTGCTGCAGCCACCTGGGAGTTCACATCCTCTTCTGAGCATTTTCAACAAGGGTTAGAGGCAGCAAGGGATCAACGAGAGCAACATCCAGAGGGGAAAATTCACCTCTCAGGAAGGCTGGAAGAGATGGAAAGGAGCCAGTGTAACCAGCTTCAAATCTGttcagcagctgtggcagagaGGGGAGGGCCTGGAGGCCCTGTGTCTGTCACGGAGGGGAGAGTGAGGGAGAGCTTGTGGGGATGAAGGACAGCTGAGTGCCAGGGGAGTGTCTGGAGCACCTGTGGGACCTCTTTGTACAGGTCTGTAAGAACAGGATGTACAATTtggggttggtggtttttttaattattatttcttggATGAAAAATCATCAGAAAGCTTGAGTTACAGAGGCCAGAATAATTCCCCAGCTGAAATGTTAGCTTTTGTCTAAGGCACCTTTATCAGTTTTTAGCTTGGGAGCAGCTTGTCAGTGGCTCCACAACAGAAATCCCCTTGAAACTTGGGCTGTGCCTTCATCTGCAAACACCAAACTGACACCAAGCCAAGCTGCTTGTGTTAGTGGTTTTGGAGCCCAGATCTGTATCTGCACTGCAAACTGGACCCACCGTGGTGGAAAACCTGCTATTTGCCATGGACAACTGCTTTTGTCATCGTAAATCCAAAAAACCCTCACGCCTCCTATGGCAATGCATATAGAGAGTAATGTCCCCTTGCTCCAGGAAGGCACTTTGCTCAGCTGTCTGGTTGGGTCTTCAGGGTGAGGAGGAGCAACCAGGCAGTGTGGAGATATGCAGTGGGTACCACAGGTGGCAAAAAGTGGCCTCgtgtcccacagcagctgctgtattGCTCTGCCTGGCATGGGGACCCACTCCCAAGCACCAGCCCAAgcatggaggaggaggatggagaagtCCCAGACAGTTTCTACTGAGAGATCCCAGAGAATGCTTATGTCCCCACACCtggaaaatctgtttcaaatgAGATTTTCTTCATCAGAGTTTGGGTTTTCTTATTTCATGAGAATGTTGAACATATAAAtagaaggagaaaagcagtaCATGTTGGGAGGTGCAAGCTGTTCTTGAGAGGGAGGGACAGGAAGGGACTGTTCAGCTCATGGTTTCGCAGCAGACTCACTGCGCCAGGTGGTTTTGGCCAGAGCTTGGCTGGCTGCCCCAGTGGGTACTGCAGCGaagggggaggcagcagcaggccagGGCCCAGGGCTGAGCTTCCTACAGTCTGTGAGCACATCACCAGGGCCAGCATGGGGGAATGGGGCATCTTTTTCCAGAGCCTGGTTTTGCATCGTTTTCTGAGAGCAGGCAAGCATCGCTGGGGTGGGCATCCCAGAGTGGCCTCATCCTCCTCTGTCCTGAGCAAGCCTGAGCTGCAAGGGGAGTAGCCTGGTGATGAGGGCATCCTTGCATGGAGCAATGTCTGCAACAGGGCTCTTTCTCCCCAGATCACATATGGGCAGTGCCACGGACCTGCGCTTCCCACTGAGCGCTGTGGTCCATGCCCCCGCCGAGCCCTTCGGGACAGCCCCGGGCCTGCCTCGGGCACAGAAGGGCCGATTTGCCACCCGTCGAGAGGAGCCAGCCAAGGTAATCCATCTTCATGCCAGCATGGAGTCAGAGCTGGGGTTGGGGTCTCCTTCTGCCTTGCATGCTGGTCTCATGTGTCTCATTGCCCTCATGGGGCAATGTTATTCACCTGGTGCGTGGGGGGGGTTAGTGTGGCAGGATGGGTTTCCCATTGGGGTTGCGTTGAGTTGTAACTGTTGCGTGGAGGTCTCCAGTTTGGCTTTTGGAGACATGGGGGTGCCGAGTAGGACCAGTGGACCTTGTTCCCCCAGGACTGGGAGCAGACCCAGGCAGGCGGCGTCCTGGCCACAGGGCCTCATGCTTTCGACAGCGACCCTGAGATCTCCGATGTGGATGACGATGACCGTGAGACGCTCTTCAGCTCCATGGACGTGCTCTCCCCTGGCGGGCACTCAGACGCCCAGACATTGGCTATGATgctccaggagcagctggatGCCATCAACGAGGAGATCAGGTAGTGACCATGgccaaaacccaccaccaccttgcTCTGAAATGGCTccaggggtggcaggagggTCTGATGCCCTAAAGTTGAGGTCCTGGTTGAGCTTCAGTCAGGGAAATGGCTCTAGGACATCCACCCACAGGGCTTGGTCTTTCCTGCACATGGCTCCCTGTCCCTCAGCTGCACCAGCGCTGGCTCACAGAAAggttcattatttaaaaaagtcCTCCATGAATATTAAAAGAAATCGTGGTATGTCTCAGCTGTGGTTTATGTGGATCCTGATGGAACTTTGCTGCCATTCCTGGAGATAGGGCGCTTGAGTCACAACACCCAAGGTGCATTTCCCCAGGGTAGGGAGATCCTATGCTGGGAGGTGTGAGATGACTCCCCAGAAAGGTGGGGAGCCAGGAGTCCTGAGCCCTGCTGCTCTTCCAGGATGATCCAAGAGGAGAAGGAGTCCACGGAGCTCCGCGCAGAGGAGCTGGAGACCCGCGTCACGAGCGGCAGCATGGAAGGCCTCAACCTCACCCAGCTCTGCAAAAGGGCTTCCATCCCCACGTCACTGACGGCCCTGTCCCTGGCCAGCTCATCCCCACCGCTCAGTGGCCGCTCCACCCCCAAGCTCTCCTCCCGCAGCGCCGCTCAGGACCTCGACCGCATGGGGATCATGACATTGGTGAGGAGGCAGGCGCGGTGGACGGGGGGCTGGACAGGGTGTGCGCATGGCTGCCTGGGGTGGGAGCGATGCCCCGGCATCCATGTGGGTGTGCGGGAGGGTGATGTGGAACGGGGGTGCCCATGTTCGCTGTCTCCCAGCCTGGCACACCTGGCCCCGGGACTGCTCTGCGGGGGGGTTCTCCATTAACTGCCCCCCTTTCTGTGTCTCTCTCGCTTTCCCCCTTGCAATCAGCCCAGCGACTTGAGGAAGCACCGGAGGAAACTGCTAGTGAGTGGCTCCCATCCCGTTGGTTTTTGTCCAAGCCccttttccagcctgctcctggcttTGTCCACACCAGGTCAGGGTGCAGCAGGCGCGGGATGGAGCTGGGGACCCCAGGGATTCAGCAGGAGGATCATGGGGATCCCATAAGGTGCTTGGAGATGTGCCGGCTGGCAGCCTGGGGGGTCTGGCAGGACATGGGGAGGTTCAGAAAGCCACTGGGTCCTCAAACATTGTGTGTCCCCTCTGGCAACAGGGAGTCTTTGGGACATTCCCATCTGTGCTCCTCAGAGCCCTCTTCTGAGGGCCGGCAGCTCCTGTCTCCACACCCTGACATGGACCATGGAGCTGCATCCTCTTTTCCCCCTATTCCCAGGTTCTTGGCCATGTGGCCACATCCTCCCCATCTGCTTGGGCATCTCGAGCCATTGCCAGAGCTCTAGTTCAGGCCAATCCTGGAGCGTGGCAAAGCCTCAGGGCCCTGGTGGCTCTTTTGGCCATGCCTCCATGGAGCAAgagagaggcaggcagcagggcaaggaTGGAGGTGGGCTTTGGCTGCCCAGCCTCATGGCTTCTGTACTTGTTCAGTCACCTGCAGCTCGGGACGAAAGCCGAGAGGATAAAACCACCATCAAATGTGAGACGTCCCCCCCATCCTCACCCAGGACATTGCGGCTGGAGAAGCTGGGCCACCCTGCGCTAAGTCAGGAGGATGGGAAGAGGTATGTGGAGCACCCTTTGGATCTCACACCAGTGCCTGCTCTGTTGGTTTGAGGATTTACATGGGGCAAGCGTGGGAttgtgggacgggctggggttTGCCATGGCTTGTGTGCTGCTCAGGAATAACCGAAAGGCTTTGctgttcctctccctcctccatccccagctCGCTGGAGGAGCAGGCCAGCAAccccagcagcaacagcagccaggACTCCTTGCACAAGGGCTCCAAGAGGAAGGGGATCAAATCCTCCATCGGGCGCTTGTTcgggaaaaaagagaagggtCGCTTGATTCAGCTGAGCAGAGAAGGGGCCACGGGGCAGGGTCCGTGAGCAGCCCTATTCCTGTGCGTGCCGGGCGGGCGTCCTCTTGGGCCAGGCTCTCTGCACGTCTCCTGGCACTGTCTGGCTTTAGGGTGCTGTTGGGGTGACAGACGGAGGAGCAGGGACACCTCTGCTGGTTTGGGGATGTTGGGGCCACTGGCTCTGGGCCCCCTGAAGCTACAGGGCCATTGGGTTCTGGTGCTTTCTGCCCCATGGCCCTTTCTGGCCTGAGCATGGGATCACTCTTAATGCTCTGCAAGAGCTGCAGTGAGGATAGTGACCCCCTGTCACTGTGCCTTATCTTTAATGTCCCCAAATCTGCTTCCCTCGCCATAGGACCTTCTTGATTTTGTAGAGCCCTTTGGTAGGACCAGCTTTTCCACTCTTAAATCCTTCTCTGCTTTGATGTTTAGCATTTTGCAATGGGAGGCATGGCAGGCAGAGATCCCCTTGGGCTTTCCAGGGATGCAGGAGGGCTATGTGGGTGGGTTGGAAATGGAGACTGTCACCTCTTGTGGTGTGATGGTGCATCCCCAACACCCTGGCATGGGGACTGTGAGAGTGCCCACACTGGCCCTGGGGGATGTCATGCTGACCCTAGGGAAATCAGGCTGACCTGAGGATGTCTTGCttgcccagcagtgctgctgaccGAGATGGAGGTGGGCATGCAGGACCCTCTGGGACTTGGCAAGCTGGGTGCTCAGGCCGAGAAGGATCGGCGCCTGCGGAAGAAGTGAGTGAACCttcttccctgccccagcaaaaAAATGTCCTGCCCAATGGCTGAGAAGCAGGGGCAGCATGGGACTGGAAAAGGCCTCTCATCTTCACCTTCTCTTGAGCCCTGTTAGCTCCTTTATTGCTTTGCTACCAGCTGGTTCTTATTGCCCATGGTCTACTCACTTTCAGGAGCCCCTTTCCCCAACAAGCCCCCAATAAATGACTCTTGTGCTTCTGTTCCCTCCAGGCACGAACTCCTGGAAGAGGCTCGGAGGAAAGGATTGCCCTTTGCTCACTGGGATGGCCCCACTGTTGTCTCCTGGCTGGAGGTGAGGCAGAGTGTACCTGTGCATCGTCCCCATGCACCAATGGCTTTGCAGTCACTGCTGGTCTGTAGTGTGCTCCCCCAAGAGCGGTACAGCACCCCACAGTCCCACCATGCTTGGTCCATGCACATGGTTGGTGGTTACAAAACCGCGGGAAACAGAGCAGATCCCCAGATCCCTCACATATTCTGTACAGTTGTGATTTGAGTAGAGCTTTGAGTTGAAAGGCTTGGTGGGTGctctttccctgtgctgtgtCCGTCAGATATAGGGATGCTGGGGTGCCTGCAGGCCATCTGTGCAAGCTACAAACAAAAATGGAGCCCCATGTGGGTTTATTGATATTGAGCTTCAAAGAGGATGACCTT
The window above is part of the Falco biarmicus isolate bFalBia1 chromosome 16, bFalBia1.pri, whole genome shotgun sequence genome. Proteins encoded here:
- the PPFIA4 gene encoding liprin-alpha-4 isoform X11; this encodes MMCEVMPTISEGDPLGPPQGSEADADFEQLMVNMLDERDKLLDTLRETRETLSVTQSRLQETLRERDQLQRQLNSALPQEFATLTRELSACREQLLEREEEISELKAERNNTRLLLEHLECLVSRHERSLRMTVVKRQAQSPSGVSSEVEVLKALKSLFEHHKALDEKVRERLRAALERVATLEEQLVDAHRQVAALQQGASREAPAGERDEREPKEPAQKLPWKRLSNGSVHPDDEAGRVVELQELLEKQNFEVVQAKERISALAASVAELEEDLGTARKDLIKSEEMSSKYQRDLREALAQKEDMEERITTLEKRYLAAQREATSIHDLNDKLESELANKESLHRQCEEKARHLQELLELAEQKLQQTMRKAETLPEVEAELAQRIAALTKAKERHGSIEEHLRQLESQLEEKNQELARARQREKMNEEHNKRLSDTVDRLLSESNERLQLHLKERMAALEEKRRLSDEIDKLRLEVDQLKTRSGTFVESVHTRSHMGSATDLRFPLSAVVHAPAEPFGTAPGLPRAQKGRFATRREEPAKDWEQTQAGGVLATGPHAFDSDPEISDVDDDDRETLFSSMDVLSPGGHSDAQTLAMMLQEQLDAINEEIRMIQEEKESTELRAEELETRVTSGSMEGLNLTQLCKRASIPTSLTALSLASSSPPLSGRSTPKLSSRSAAQDLDRMGIMTLPSDLRKHRRKLLSPAARDESREDKTTIKCETSPPSSPRTLRLEKLGHPALSQEDGKSSLEEQASNPSSNSSQDSLHKGSKRKGIKSSIGRLFGKKEKGRLIQLSREGATGQVLLTEMEVGMQDPLGLGKLGAQAEKDRRLRKKHELLEEARRKGLPFAHWDGPTVVSWLELWVGMPAWYVAACRANVKSGAIMSALSDTEIQREIGISNALHRLKLRLAIQEMVSLTSPSAPPTSRTSSGNVWVTHEEMENMATSTKTTLAYGDMNHEWIGNEWLPSLGLPQYRSYFMECLVDARMLDHLTKKDLRVHLKMVDSFHRTSLQYGIMCLKRLNYDRKELERRREETQHEIKDVLVWTNDQVIHWIQSIGLREYANNLVESGVHGALLALDENFDHNSLALVLQIPTQNTQARQVLEREFNNLLALGTDRRLDDGDDKTFRRTPSWRKRFRPRDVHSINMLSGSAETLPAGFRVTSVVPLPPPSASAKKMPPEVGASGSPRLETSTVRTYSC
- the PPFIA4 gene encoding liprin-alpha-4 isoform X3, with product MMCEVMPTISEGDPLGPPQGSEADADFEQLMVNMLDERDKLLDTLRETRETLSVTQSRLQETLRERDQLQRQLNSALPQEFATLTRELSACREQLLEREEEISELKAERNNTRLLLEHLECLVSRHERSLRMTVVKRQAQSPSGVSSEVEVLKALKSLFEHHKALDEKVRERLRAALERVATLEEQLVDAHRQVAALQQGASREAPAGERDEREPKEPAQKLPWKRLSNGSVHPDDEAGRVVELQELLEKQNFEVVQAKERISALAASVAELEEDLGTARKDLIKSEEMSSKYQRDLREALAQKEDMEERITTLEKRYLAAQREATSIHDLNDKLESELANKESLHRQCEEKARHLQELLELAEQKLQQTMRKAETLPEVEAELAQRIAALTKAKERHGSIEEHLRQLESQLEEKNQELARARQREKMNEEHNKRLSDTVDRLLSESNERLQLHLKERMAALEEKNTLLQELENTQKQIEEHQHDKRRLSDEIDKLRLEVDQLKTRSGTFVESVHTRSHMGSATDLRFPLSAVVHAPAEPFGTAPGLPRAQKGRFATRREEPAKDWEQTQAGGVLATGPHAFDSDPEISDVDDDDRETLFSSMDVLSPGGHSDAQTLAMMLQEQLDAINEEIRMIQEEKESTELRAEELETRVTSGSMEGLNLTQLCKRASIPTSLTALSLASSSPPLSGRSTPKLSSRSAAQDLDRMGIMTLSPAARDESREDKTTIKCETSPPSSPRTLRLEKLGHPALSQEDGKSSLEEQASNPSSNSSQDSLHKGSKRKGIKSSIGRLFGKKEKGRLIQLSREGATGQAVLLTEMEVGMQDPLGLGKLGAQAEKDRRLRKKHELLEEARRKGLPFAHWDGPTVVSWLELWVGMPAWYVAACRANVKSGAIMSALSDTEIQREIGISNALHRLKLRLAIQEMVSLTSPSAPPTSRTSSGNVWVTHEEMENMATSTKTVRLTGPTAAAQRISYRAELRDTEEGSWAQTLAYGDMNHEWIGNEWLPSLGLPQYRSYFMECLVDARMLDHLTKKDLRVHLKMVDSFHRTSLQYGIMCLKRLNYDRKELERRREETQHEIKDVLVWTNDQVIHWIQSIGLREYANNLVESGVHGALLALDENFDHNSLALVLQIPTQNTQARQVLEREFNNLLALGTDRRLDDGDDKTFRRTPSWRKRFRPRDVHSINMLSGSAETLPAGFRVTSVVPLPPPSASAKKMPPEVGASGSPRLETSTVRTYSC